From the genome of Jannaschia sp. S6380:
GGCGCAGGATCAGGTCCACCCGCAGATAGCTGACGGCAGTCAGGATAAGGCCGAGAGAGGCTGGCCCCGCCACGAAACTGCCGGGACGGAGCCCGCCATGCCGGGGATCGGGTGACTCACCGGGGACGAGCGCCGACAGCTCCGTCAGGACGGCGCCCACGAAAGGTTGCGCCAGGGCGGCATCGATCCGCGTCGGCCGTCGCGGGGGGCGGCCGGGACCATCGACATGCCCGATCGTCTGCACCTCGACCAGCGCGTCGGTCATCGCCGGATGCAGCGCGATCAACCCCGTCCGCGCCGCCAACGCTTCGGGCGCGGGGGCATGGCGTGCATTCGGGTCATGGTCGGGCGGATCGAGCAGCAGGCACAGGGCCCGGTCGTCCAGGTTGTCGAACGCCTCCGCCGCTGCGCGCCGGCAGACCTCGCGCGTCTCGATGGCCAGGCCCAGTCCGGGAACCGCGTCCGCCACGCGCAGGACGGCGGTCGCCAGATGGTTGGCCAACGCGGAGCGGACCGGCGGGTCGGCCGCATCGGGCCCGGCACCATCGGCACCGGCCATGCGAGAGAGGAGATTGGACATCGGCTGCGACAAGATCGGATCCATCGAACGAAGGGATGCCGCCTGTTTCCGGGATTCGGGTTAACAAAGCCTTGTCGGAAGCGGATCAATCATTCGGCGGCGCGCGCCACGGCGTCGTCCGCCGGCAGCGTGACGCGAAACGTCGTGCCCTGCCCGCCCGGCAGATAATCGATGCCCCCGCCTAGGCGGTCCATGACCTCGCGGCAGATCGCAAGGCCGAGGCCCGCGCTGCCGGCCACGGACCGGTCGCCGAGGCGGGCGAATTTCTCGAAGATCAGGCGGCGTTCGGCCTCGTCGATCCCGCTGCCGTTGTCGGTGAAATCCACCAGGATGGCATCGCCGCGATGGACGACGATGCGGAGTTCAGGGTTCGGGGCGTCGCAATACCGCGCGGCATTGGTGATCAGATTGATGAACACCTGCGCCAGGCGGTCCGGGTCGGTCCTCAGCGGCACCGCCTCCGCCTCGGGGTCGCGCAGGATGCGCAGGTCCGACCGGCCCGATGCCATGACCGCTCGGTCGATCACATCGCTCAGCATCACGCGGATGGGCGTCAGTTCGACCTTGCCCGATTCCAGCACGGACAGGTCCAGCAGATCGTCCAGCAGGCGTGTCAGGCGCTGGCTCTCCTCGCAGATGATTCCGGCGTGGCGGGCGCGGTCGGCGTCGTCGACCTCGGCATCGCGCAGGATTTCCGAGAACGCGCGGATCGAGGTCATGGGCGTGCGCAGCTCGTGGCTGACCTGGCTCAAGAAGGCGTCCTTCTGGTGGCCAAGGGCGGTCAGTTTCTCGTTTGCCTCGCGCAGTTTGCGCGCCGTCCGAGTCAGCTCCTGCGACTGTGCCTCCAAGCGGGCGGAATATTCCATGATCTGCGCGGTCTCGTCGGCGACGGCCAGTAGGTCCTCGACCGACATGGCCGCGTCGCCGGTGATCCCGGTGACCATCGCATGTGCGGTCGCCGCGCCGACCGAACCGGAAAGCCGCCGCTCCAACCGGTCCAGCAGTTCGGGCGTCGTCTCGGGCAGCGCGCCCGGCCGTCCCTGCACGCGCGCCTCGGCAGCGAAGAGCGCCTGCGCGTCCTTCGCACCCAGGATGCGCTGCGTCATGATCAACAGCTCCTCCGCCCCGGCCGAGCCCCCCCTGTGCCCGCTGGGACGCGCGGCCCGGTCGAAGACATGCACGAAACGCGGTGCCTGCAGGCGTTCCATCTGGGTGGGCCGGGTCAGAAGGGAGACGAGACAGAACGCGAAGGTGTTCGCCCCCAGCGAAAGCAGGACCGCCGAAAGGAGCGGATCGCCCGTCATGCCGAACGGCGACAGCGGATGCAGCCACCCGATCCCGAACGGCCCGCCGGCGGGAACAAGATCCGGCACCAGGACCGGCACCAGCATGGTCCAGGCCCAGAGAACGAACCCCGTCACGATCCCGGCGGCCGCCCCGGAGCGGGTGGCCCCCGTCCAGAACAGACCGAAGGCCAGGGCCGGCAGGACCTGACTGAGGCCCACGAAGGAGATCAGGCCGATCGAGGCCAGCGCCGCCGTTCCGCCCGTGGCGAGGAAATAGAAGTACCCCATCGTCAACACGCCGAGGATGGACAGGCGCCTCGCCCGCAGAACCACCGTGCGCACGTCGCCGGAGATCGTCGCCCGCCCCTGCCCCTGCAAGGCCAGCCAGGCCGGCATCACGATGTGGTTGGACAGCATCGTGGCCAGGGCGACGCTGGCGACGATCACCATGCTCGTGGCCGAGGAGAAGCCGCCGAGGAAGGCCAGCATCGCCAGCCCGTCCCGCCCTTCGGCCAGGGGCAGGGTCAGGACGAAGAGGTCCGGATTGGCGCCCTCGGGCATGCGCGCCAGCCCGGTTGCGGCGATGGGCACGACGAAGACGCACATCGCCATGAGATAGGTCGGAAAGGCCCAGCTTGCCGTGACGAGGTGGCGTTCGTCCGAGTTCTCGACGACCAGGACCTGGAACATCCGGGGCAGGCAGATCACGGCCGCGCCGGATACGAAGATCAGACCCGCCCAGCGCCCCGGCGGTGCGGTCCAGTCCGCCAGCGGACCTTCGGCGATCAGCGCGCCCGTCGCACCCATCCCGCCGTTGAGCCCCCAGACGACGAACGCTCCGACCGCGAGGAGGGCGACGAGCTTGACGATCGCCTCGACGGCGATGGCGCTGACGATGCCGTCATGCCGTTCGCCCATGTCGAGCTTGCGCGTCCCGAAGAGGATGGTGAACACCGCCAGCCCGACCGCGACCCAGAAGGCCAGCCCCGTCAGCTCGCTGGCATCGGTGCCGGGCGCGGCGAACACGCCGAAGGACAGCGTCACCGACTGAAGCTGCAGGGCGATGTAGGGCGTCGTCCCGACCACGGCGAGGACGGTCACCAGCACCGCCAGCAGGTTCGACTTGCCGTACCGGCTGGACACGATGTCGGCGATGGAGGTGACGCGTTCCGCACGCCCGATGCGAACGAGCTTGCGCAGGAACCACCACCACCCCACGAAGACGAGCGTCGGGCCGAGGTAGATCGTCATGAATTCCACCCCGGACCGCGCGGCGTATCCGACGGCGCCATAGAACGTCCAGGCGGTGCAGTAGATCGACAGCGACAGGGTATAGACCGCCGGGCCGCGCAGCCATCCGGGCCGGCCGCGGGCGGACGCCCGCTCGCCCGCGAACGCCACGAGGAACAGGAACGCCACATAGACCAGGCAGATCCCGATCAGCAGGTTCAGCGTCAGTGTCACGGCGGGTCTTCGCGCGGATCATCCGGGTCCCGCAGGCGGATGCGCGCGATCCAGAAGGCCAGCCCGATCAGGATCGCCCACACCGCGAACAGGTAGTTCAGCCAGCCGGAGGTTGCGCCCTCGGCCGCGGGGCCGCCCGACAGGACGAGGTCGGGCACGAGCAGAAGCGCCGCACCCAGGAACGGCAGCAGTCGTGCCGCGTCGGCAAGTCGTGCCCCGTCACGGGGCCCCGGCCGCGCGGGCGTCACCTCGGGCCGGTTCGGGTCGGTCACGGGACCAGTGCGCGAACGGCATCCAGCAGATCGCGGTTCGAGAAGGGCTTGGTCATGAAACGGTTGACGCCGAGTGCCTCCGCCCGCTCCCGGTCCTGGGCCTGGCCCTTCGCGGTCAGCATCAGGACCGGCAGGTCCGGCCGTTCGCCCGCCCGGATCGCCCCCAACAGGTCGAACCCCGAACGCCCCGGAAGCATCGCGTCCAGCACGACGACATCCGGCCTGTGCCGTTCAATCGCGTCCAGGGCCGTCGCGCCATCGGAATGGGTCGAGACACGCCACCCCTCGCGCTGGAGCAGGAAGGCGATTGCCGTCGCGATGTTCGGTTCGTCCTCGATCAGCAGGACGCGGCGGTACAAGAGCGACCCGCCGTCCGTGCCGCGCGGCGCGGTCTGGTCATTCATGGCCGGCCTCCCCTCCGGTCACGTCCATCAAGGGGAGTGTCGGCGCTGGGCCCGCCCATGTCCAGCCCGCCGCGATTTCGCGAATGCCGCCCGTCAGCCATCCCCCGTCACAACCGACGGTTCTCGCCGCGCGGTACAAGCCGCGCGCGGGCAGGTGCGGCAGCCCGGCCCGACCGGAACCCGCCCTTCGGCGGCGTCGTCCCGGGTCAGAAGCATGGTGGCATGCAGGACCGGCTCGCGATCGAACGCATCCGGGCCGGCCGGTTCCGCCACCGTATGGGCACGCCAGCCGGCACCGTCGGGCGTCTCGAGTGCGGTCACCCGCGCCCGACCCGGCTGCGAGAGGGCGGCGTAGATCGGCCAGAGCGGGCAGCCCGCACCCATCACCGGCAACGCGAATCCTGCCACGGATTTGCGACGCAGCATTGCACCCGACGCGTCGCAGATCAGCAATCCGCGCGCGGGATCGCGCAACCCGATGCGCCGCAGGATCAGGGCCAGATCGCCCTCGGCCACCTCCACCAGCGTCGCGGGATCGGAGGTCGCATCCACGATTGCGGACGGCAGGCGCAGCGCATCGGCGGCATCGGCCTCCAGGATGCCGGTGGCGATCTTGCGGGCCGCGGCCCCTTCGATCGGGGCAACGAGCGCGGGGATCGCCGCGGCGCCGTCCGCCTCGATCGCGTCGAAGCGGTGGCCATGCGCGTCAAGAAAGCGCGATGCTTCCTCGATCGGCAACAGGTTCTCCGCCGCGCGCCCCTCCTGCCGGTCGAACAGGCTCAGCACGGCGGCGGCGCCCTCGGCCAAGCGACGGCTGTCCTGGTCGAGATTCGCATGGAAGCGGCCCAGCCAGTTGGCGTCGATCTCGGGCGTCTGCGCGAGGATGGAGGCGGTGGACCGGACGGTGGACACGGTCGACAGCAGCTCATGCATCGCCGCCGCCAGGGCCGGGTCGTGCGTCAACCGATCCGACATCGCGTCGATCTTCCGGGCCTGTCCGGCCAGGGTTTCGGCCTGGGCCGCGATCAGGCGCGCCCAGGCCGGATACCGCCGCGCGAGTTCCGGGGCCTGCGCCGCCGCCTCGACCGGCAATCGGCCGGATGCGCCCGTCGCCTCCAGCGCTGAGACGAGCGCATCGTCCCCGTCTTCCGCCAGGGCGGCGCGGTCGATATCGAGCGCCCGGGCAAGCCGCAGCAGGAGCGTGCCGCCGATCGGGCGGCGGTTGTGTTCGATCAGGTTCAGATAGGACGCGGAAATGCCGACCTCGGCCGCCAGCGCGATCTGGCGCATCCCGAGCGAGAGGCGACGTTCGCGAATACGACTGCCGGTCGGAGCGGCGCGGGCCATGCAACCTCCTGTTCGGACATCGTTGCTGCGCCTGCCGCATCGGTCATGCCGCGGTGGCGCGAGAAGAAATTTACACGGTTCGCGATCGTCTTGTCATTTCGTTTACAGAAAAATTGCGGACCAGGGGTAGGTTATTGCCGATTTCACCCCCGCCGGCAGATACTGTGGCCGACCCGTCAACAAGACGGGGGCGATCCGCCATCCTTGGGAGGGGAGCGGACCGGACAGGAAACCAGGGAGGGTCTCCATGACCAAATCGAATATCACCCGCCGCGGTGCGATGAAGACCGGTGCCGCCGCCGGTGCCGGCCTCGCGCTGCCGACGATCTTTACCGGTGCCGCCTGGTCGGACGGCCATACCGGGTTCACCAATGCCCCCACCGGCGACACCGTCACGCTCGGCTTCAACGTGCCGCAGACCGGTCCCTACGCCGACGAGGGTGCGGACGAGCTGCGCGCGTTCGAACTTGCCGTCGAGCACCTGAATGGCGGCGGCGACGGCGGCATGATGCAGACCTTCTCCTCCAAGGAACTGGACGGGACCGGCATTCTGGGCAAGCGGGTCGAGTTCGTGACCGGCGATACCCAGACCAAGTCCGACGCCGCGCGCGCCTCGGCAAAGTCGATGATCGAGAAGGACGGCGCCGTGATGATCTCGGGCGGCTCCTCCTCGGGGGTTGCGGTCGCGGTCCAGGGCCTTTGCCAGGAGGCGGGCGTGATCTTCATGGCCGGCCTGACCCATTCCAACGACACCACTGGCAAAGACCGGAAGGCCAACGGCTTCCGTCACTTCTTCAACGCCTACATGTCGGCGGCCGCCCTCGCCCCGGTGCTGGAATCGCTCTATGGCAACGACCGCAAGGCCTATCACCTGACGGCGGACTACAATTGGGGCTGGACGCAGCAGGAATCGATCGCCGCGGCCACCGAGGCCATGGGCTGGGAGACGGTCGAGAACGTGCTGACGCCGCTCGCGTCGACGGATTTCTCGTCCTACATCGCGCCCGTGCTGAATTCCGGCGCCGACGTGCTGGTGCTGAACCACTACGGCGGCAACATGGTCAACTCGCTGACCAACGCGGTCCAGTTCGGGCTGCGCCAGGCGCAGGCCAACGGCAAGGACTTCCAGATCGTCGTGCCGCTCTACTCGGAGCTTATGGCCCGCGGTGCGGGGCAGAACATCGCCGGCATCCCTGGTTCGCAGAACTGGGACTGGAAGCTTGAGAACGAGAAGGGCGCCCGCTACGCTGGCACCAACGCCTTGGTGCAGTCCTTCGGCCAGAAATACGGCTTCCCGCCGTCGCAGGCCGCCCACACCTGCTATGCGCAGACCCTGCTCTATGCCGATGCGGTGACGCGCGCGGGCAGCTTCAACCCCTGCGCGGTCGACGAGGCGCTTTCGGGCTATGAGTTCGACGGGCTGGGCAATGGTCCCACCCTGTACCGGGCCGACGATCACCAGTGCTTCAAGGACGTCGTCGTCGTGCGCGGCAAGGAGAACCCCGAGAACGAGTTCGACCTGGTCGAGATCGTCGAGGTCACGCCGACCGAGCAGGTCACCTATCCCTCGGACCACCCGATGTTCGCCGGTGGCGAACTGGGCGAGTGCAACCCGGGCGCGTAAGTTCCCGCTGACCATTAGCGGGTCGCGCCTCGGCGCGGCCCCCACCTGGCCCGGGACGGTCGCGCGGCGCGCGGACCCGTCTCCCAGGTTGATCCCTGACACCAGAAGGACCCGGCACCGATGGAAGCCTTCCTCCTCCAAATTCTGAACGGCCTCGACAAGGGATCCGCCTATGCGTTGATCGCCCTGGGCCTGACCCTCATCTTCGGAACGCTGGGGGTGGTAAACTTCGCCCATGGCGCCCTGTTCATGATGGGCGCCTTCGTGGCCGTGACCGTGTCGCGCCTGCTGCAGCTCAGCCATAAGGCGTCGGAGCCTTCGGGCACGGATTTCCTGGGCAACCCGCGCTTCGAGGACGTCCTCTACGTACAGGACATTTTCGGAATGGAACTCGGCGCCGCGATCGTGGACTGGGCGGTACCGATCGCCATCCTCTTCGCGATCCCGATCATGATCGCCGTCGGCTTCATCATGGAACGCGGCCTCATCAAGCATTTCTACAAACGCCCGCATGCCGACCAGATCCTGGTGACGTTCGGCCTGGCGATCGTGCTGCAGGAGATCATCAAGTATTTCTACGGCGCGAACCCCATCCCCACACCCGCGCCAGACGCGTTCCGCGGCAGCTTCGACTTCGGCATGTTGTTCGGATTCGATCCGAACACGGTGATCTATCCGTATTGGCGTCTGGTCTACTTCTTCTTCGCGGCCCTGATCATCGCCGCCGTCTTCGCCTTTCTGCAGTTCACCACGTTCGGCATGGTCGTGCGCGCCGGCATGGCCGACCGCGAGACGGTGGGCCTGCTGGGCATCGACATCGACCGGCGGTTCACGATCATGTTCGGCATCGCCGCCGCCGTCGCAGGTCTCGCGGGCGTAATGTACACGCCGATCAACCCGCCGAACTATCACATGGGAATGGACTTCCTGGTCCTGTCCTTCGTGGTCGTCGTGGTAGGCGGCATGGGGTCGCTGCCGGGCGCGGTCCTGGCGGGGTTCCTGCTGGGCATCCTGGAAAGCTTCGCCTCGACCACCTGGGCCACCACGGCGGTGCCGGGGATCAATCAGATCATCATCTACCTTGTCGCCATCATCGTCCTTCTGACCCGCCCGCGCGGGCTGATGGGCCGCCGCGGCGTGATGGAGGAGTAATCCAGTGACCGACCAGACACATCACGCCGCCGCCACGAGCCCCGATCCTGCCCGGCCGAGCCTGCACCGGCCCGGACGCGGAATACTGGGCCTGACCCGCAAGGATTTCGGTCTGTTCATCGTCGTCATCCTGCTGACGATGCTGGCGCCGTTCCTGCTGAATCCGTTTCCCGCCGACTCGGCCATGGCGCAGTTCAACGCGGGCTATCCCGACCTGATGCAGCGCTTCGTGATCTTCGGGATCTTCGCCATCGGGTTCAACATCCTGTTCGGCCTGACGGGCTATCTGTCCTTCGGCCACGCGGCGTTCCTGGGCGTGGGGTCCTATTCCTGCGTCTGGATGTTCAAGCTGCTGGGCTACAATGTCCTGCCGGGCATCCTGCTGTCGATCGTCGTCTCGGGGCTGTTCGCGCTGCTGATCGGGTTCGTCTCGCTCAGGCGGTCGGGCATCTACTTCTCGATCCTGACGCTGGCCTTCGCGCAGATGTCCTTCGCGCTGGCCTATTCGGTGCTGTCGAACCCGGCCTTCAACCTCACGAACGGCGAGACCGGCCTGCAGGTCTACACCAGCGATCCGCAGATCTTCCACGATCCGGCCACGACGATCAGCGCGCCGCATATCTTTGGCGTCGCCATGCGCGAGACCGAGACGCTGCGCATCGGCGCGTGGTCGTTCGACTTCAACGTCGGCTACTACCTGTGCGCGTTCATCATGCTGATCTGCTTCTACCTCGCCGTCCGGCTGTTCCGGTCGCCCTTCGGCATGATGCTGCGGGCGATCAAGTCGAACCAGCAGCGGATGAACTATACCGGCCTCAGCCCCAAGCCCTACGCCCTCGCGGCCTTCGTGATCTCGGGGATGTATGCGGGCCTGGCCGGCGGTCTGCTCTC
Proteins encoded in this window:
- a CDS encoding short-chain fatty acyl-CoA regulator family protein — encoded protein: MARAAPTGSRIRERRLSLGMRQIALAAEVGISASYLNLIEHNRRPIGGTLLLRLARALDIDRAALAEDGDDALVSALEATGASGRLPVEAAAQAPELARRYPAWARLIAAQAETLAGQARKIDAMSDRLTHDPALAAAMHELLSTVSTVRSTASILAQTPEIDANWLGRFHANLDQDSRRLAEGAAAVLSLFDRQEGRAAENLLPIEEASRFLDAHGHRFDAIEADGAAAIPALVAPIEGAAARKIATGILEADAADALRLPSAIVDATSDPATLVEVAEGDLALILRRIGLRDPARGLLICDASGAMLRRKSVAGFALPVMGAGCPLWPIYAALSQPGRARVTALETPDGAGWRAHTVAEPAGPDAFDREPVLHATMLLTRDDAAEGRVPVGPGCRTCPRAACTARREPSVVTGDG
- a CDS encoding substrate-binding protein, translating into MTKSNITRRGAMKTGAAAGAGLALPTIFTGAAWSDGHTGFTNAPTGDTVTLGFNVPQTGPYADEGADELRAFELAVEHLNGGGDGGMMQTFSSKELDGTGILGKRVEFVTGDTQTKSDAARASAKSMIEKDGAVMISGGSSSGVAVAVQGLCQEAGVIFMAGLTHSNDTTGKDRKANGFRHFFNAYMSAAALAPVLESLYGNDRKAYHLTADYNWGWTQQESIAAATEAMGWETVENVLTPLASTDFSSYIAPVLNSGADVLVLNHYGGNMVNSLTNAVQFGLRQAQANGKDFQIVVPLYSELMARGAGQNIAGIPGSQNWDWKLENEKGARYAGTNALVQSFGQKYGFPPSQAAHTCYAQTLLYADAVTRAGSFNPCAVDEALSGYEFDGLGNGPTLYRADDHQCFKDVVVVRGKENPENEFDLVEIVEVTPTEQVTYPSDHPMFAGGELGECNPGA
- a CDS encoding response regulator, with the translated sequence MYRRVLLIEDEPNIATAIAFLLQREGWRVSTHSDGATALDAIERHRPDVVVLDAMLPGRSGFDLLGAIRAGERPDLPVLMLTAKGQAQDRERAEALGVNRFMTKPFSNRDLLDAVRALVP
- a CDS encoding branched-chain amino acid ABC transporter permease, whose translation is MLGLTRKDFGLFIVVILLTMLAPFLLNPFPADSAMAQFNAGYPDLMQRFVIFGIFAIGFNILFGLTGYLSFGHAAFLGVGSYSCVWMFKLLGYNVLPGILLSIVVSGLFALLIGFVSLRRSGIYFSILTLAFAQMSFALAYSVLSNPAFNLTNGETGLQVYTSDPQIFHDPATTISAPHIFGVAMRETETLRIGAWSFDFNVGYYLCAFIMLICFYLAVRLFRSPFGMMLRAIKSNQQRMNYTGLSPKPYALAAFVISGMYAGLAGGLLSAMDPLAGAERMQWTASGEVVLMTILGGAGTLIGPVLGAGFIKYFENIFSKINEGTLHSWFAFMPDGLENAMVAIVYPFVGKGWHLTLGLLFMLVVIFLPGGLVQGGQKIATVFRRDRKAGAVEGPAAEQRQAAED
- a CDS encoding sensor histidine kinase, with protein sequence MTLTLNLLIGICLVYVAFLFLVAFAGERASARGRPGWLRGPAVYTLSLSIYCTAWTFYGAVGYAARSGVEFMTIYLGPTLVFVGWWWFLRKLVRIGRAERVTSIADIVSSRYGKSNLLAVLVTVLAVVGTTPYIALQLQSVTLSFGVFAAPGTDASELTGLAFWVAVGLAVFTILFGTRKLDMGERHDGIVSAIAVEAIVKLVALLAVGAFVVWGLNGGMGATGALIAEGPLADWTAPPGRWAGLIFVSGAAVICLPRMFQVLVVENSDERHLVTASWAFPTYLMAMCVFVVPIAATGLARMPEGANPDLFVLTLPLAEGRDGLAMLAFLGGFSSATSMVIVASVALATMLSNHIVMPAWLALQGQGRATISGDVRTVVLRARRLSILGVLTMGYFYFLATGGTAALASIGLISFVGLSQVLPALAFGLFWTGATRSGAAAGIVTGFVLWAWTMLVPVLVPDLVPAGGPFGIGWLHPLSPFGMTGDPLLSAVLLSLGANTFAFCLVSLLTRPTQMERLQAPRFVHVFDRAARPSGHRGGSAGAEELLIMTQRILGAKDAQALFAAEARVQGRPGALPETTPELLDRLERRLSGSVGAATAHAMVTGITGDAAMSVEDLLAVADETAQIMEYSARLEAQSQELTRTARKLREANEKLTALGHQKDAFLSQVSHELRTPMTSIRAFSEILRDAEVDDADRARHAGIICEESQRLTRLLDDLLDLSVLESGKVELTPIRVMLSDVIDRAVMASGRSDLRILRDPEAEAVPLRTDPDRLAQVFINLITNAARYCDAPNPELRIVVHRGDAILVDFTDNGSGIDEAERRLIFEKFARLGDRSVAGSAGLGLAICREVMDRLGGGIDYLPGGQGTTFRVTLPADDAVARAAE
- a CDS encoding FliM/FliN family flagellar motor switch protein, which gives rise to MSNLLSRMAGADGAGPDAADPPVRSALANHLATAVLRVADAVPGLGLAIETREVCRRAAAEAFDNLDDRALCLLLDPPDHDPNARHAPAPEALAARTGLIALHPAMTDALVEVQTIGHVDGPGRPPRRPTRIDAALAQPFVGAVLTELSALVPGESPDPRHGGLRPGSFVAGPASLGLILTAVSYLRVDLILRLGDGMREGRMSLLLPNDAAPLPDPGQDIEAGGEWAADMRAAALDAPVRLEAVLPPMRLPLSRLVAMKPGDLIPLDANALGRLVLHGGSSGLTMPGRKRLPRGATMTARLGQLNGARAIKITTLPGEPVMECAPPASEEGPAQLSDGSEAGADAGAGLPDLATSDAPAGG
- a CDS encoding branched-chain amino acid ABC transporter permease, producing MEAFLLQILNGLDKGSAYALIALGLTLIFGTLGVVNFAHGALFMMGAFVAVTVSRLLQLSHKASEPSGTDFLGNPRFEDVLYVQDIFGMELGAAIVDWAVPIAILFAIPIMIAVGFIMERGLIKHFYKRPHADQILVTFGLAIVLQEIIKYFYGANPIPTPAPDAFRGSFDFGMLFGFDPNTVIYPYWRLVYFFFAALIIAAVFAFLQFTTFGMVVRAGMADRETVGLLGIDIDRRFTIMFGIAAAVAGLAGVMYTPINPPNYHMGMDFLVLSFVVVVVGGMGSLPGAVLAGFLLGILESFASTTWATTAVPGINQIIIYLVAIIVLLTRPRGLMGRRGVMEE